CTCTGCTAacgaaaaatgattaaatgcCTCAAAATGTTTGCCTAAGGACATAGCCTTGTGTCCTTTTACGGTGTGAATCCACTCAGGCGGAATATTCATACTATTCACCAACAAATCCATTATTTCCTCAGAGTTTTCACCAATATCTCCAAAGTCTACACTTAAATTCCGATCTAAAATCCCCATAATCAGACTGCTCTTAATTAAATCATCTTTTAAGTATAGCAAAACGAAAATTGCCCATTCCCAGAGGCCTAAATGTTCCAATTGCGTGGAAAAACTCGTACAAAACTTGTTCATTTCAGACTGTTCCAGGACACCCACGTCCAGGGACAAAAACAATTGTAGTAAAAGCCAACTGAGTCTGTAATCCACAGGATCATCTGTGTGAGTTGCAGGATCGAGAGTGCTGCTTAATCTGTGAACTCTCGATTTGTAGAGCTGCATAATGTGGTACATGATGTCAAAAGGGCCTTCTTCTGGGATGCTTTTTACATATGGAGGGTTGGGTTTTTGGGCGTAAAGAGATTCTTTAAAAGCTTTTTCGTAAAATTCTATGGCGGTTTCGATTGGTGCTCCATTTGGGcaaatgtacctaaaatagtcgtcattgaaaataacataaaagAGTAAGTGCTTGGGGTtattcttttcaattatttaccaCAAATGCATTCCGAACGCTCTTTTCCAGTCAACATCCTCGAAGATATTAATCCCCTCTTTTGCAGGAATTCCGGCCAATAGTAAATAAAGTCGCTTAAATTCGACAGAAATGTGCCTTGTCGCCATTGATTTGTACCAAATCTCGATTTGCTCCTGCATAAATGCCTTGGTGGTGTTTCCGAGGCTCAATTGAGACAAAAGAAGAGATAGATTTGGTAACTTTAAGTCCATGGCTAAATTTGCAGCATCAAACACCTGAGAAAATTGGGAGAGACACTtacttaaatgaaaaaaagtcttaaaattttcaatgtaaaaaGTTCTGTTTTAATTTGATGCGGTTAATGGCGGGGGGCAACTTACTTTGAAGACGCTTAAATGATCAAATATACTCCGGGTAGCCTCATTTACACCCTCAGAAGGTCCACTTTTCAGCATTAAACTGTCGTTAACGCATGTGTCTTTAAGCCACTCTGACATCAAATATCTCCTGTGTGTTATAGATTTCTCACCAGGCCCCCACAGGGCTGTGCATAAGGTCCAAATGCTACATAAATAATTGGTCTGGGCACTGCTATATCCTCTAgccaattttgtaaatattgtcGTCAATCTTTTAAGATACCAGTCGGATTTCAATATCTCGAATGTTGGTATTTTTGCAGCGCTCAATTCGAAGGACGAATATTTCAGGACTTCCTTTAGACAGTCTATTAGGATATcctgaataataatttagttgaAATAGCTAATTAAAGGGCGGTAAAAGCATATAGAACCTTTAATGGGTCAAAAGCTGGGGTGGTGTCGATGGTTTTAAACAGCAATTCGTTGTTGAATTCTCGTTCGTCGTTTTCTAATGAGAAAAAGTTGAAACCTTTCGACCAGCCTGGTTTAAAGGATTTTCCCTTGAACATGCCCACGTCCACACAGCATCTTAACACAGAAAAAAACATGACACAACATaagaaaactataaataaaacaaattgtatACCTGCTGGGCAACACTGCAGAAGTAGCCTTAGGCAGTTGATAGTTATTTAAAACCTTCCAAATTTTAGGTCTTACTAAAATCCGTCTTCTAGGGGCAATTTCTTCAGATAAAGAAGGCAATTTTCGAATATCATCTATTTCAGGTATATCGAGGtactgttttaaaattgaagagTGACTTTGGGCGCCCTCTGAAGATCGATCATCATCAAATAGGGCCATTTTCATGTACTAAAATTCGgaaaccaaattaaaaaaaaaaacaatgaaaaaccTATTCGATACTAACTTGAATATTCGAAACGTTAACGTTCTTAGGATAAGATTTAAAGTGCATATCAATGTCTGGCAGCATGGAGTACTCATCCTCAGAAGGATCATCCATCATCATACTGTGATGCAAAACGTCATTTTCCTGCTGTTGCTCAGGGTTCACCAAAATATCCTTATCCAAACCAAACAGCCTTGAGGAGGCATCATGCAACTCAGTAGATTCCCTTGAAATCACTTCTCGGTCTGCTTCTAAACTTTCTTTAGTTGGCGCAGATTTGGGGGGTTGTACCTCGCCCTTGGGCTTCGCAGGAGCTTTTTTAGGGACTCCACCTCCGTTCTGATCACTCTCCTCATCACTATCGTTAAACCcgtatttggaaaaatgatcCACCTTGAAAACCCAACTTCCAGTTTCTGGACGATAGTCTACAAAGCGAGCATTCTTTTTCTCAGTTActtttcgtaatttttcagcaaaattcaTCTGTATCAGATCAACTATGTCTTTGATCAACGTATTCGATCCCACACGTCTCGGAAACACGTTATCCAAAGTGATCTGTGCCCGTCTATTCAAGCCCTCTCCAACAGGCGGTTTTGTAGATTCATCAggatatatatttatttctcgATAGCAAAAATGCACAAGTTCATCCAGATTTAAACCCGCTACATCGATTTCTTCGGGAAAGTAAACGTTTCCATATCCTTTTCGACCAACAGTGAAGCCTCTGACGATGCACTTTCCATCCTCATCAGGGGTTAGTTCATCTAAACTTGGTAGGGTGTAGTATTCAGGTCTTGTACAGATTATATTGGCGGGGTGGTTTCTAGAGGCATCGCCGCCTGCTTGGTTGTTGTTGATTACTTCGTCCTCATCGTCTGATGGTGGAGGTGGAGAATCGCGCAGACTATGTTCTGAAAGAAGTACGGTTCAAGACCATTAATTAATACAGTTGGAGTACCAAAAAAGCAGAAAagacaagaaaaattatatctaACTTAGACATGTTTGtgtgttcaaaaatattgaaaaatagagataaataATGACCccaaaatttctcaagaaattGACTCGTTGTCATTGACTTATTCACTGCGTACTCTTTTTTAACCTAACTTGTATTCGtgcaaacattttaaaaattatctataAATGTTGGTCTTCTTATATTACTTCTAAAAATTCACCCCATGACCTTTAAATTCTTTACCTGGTAATTGATCTTTTCCAGTAGAATGCAACACATTAAATGTCTGAGTCTCCACAGAATTATTCAGCAAACTGTCATTGTTCACACTAGCATCAAAATTCAGTTTCAAAGGATTCCCTCTCCCTGTTGTGCCTGCACTTTCAGAGTTCCTATTCTCCTTATCTTCGCTTgttaaaatatccaaaatattGTTGGAACTCGAACCAAGCACAGTTTCAGTGCTCGAACGGGGTTTCAAAACCAGCCTTCTCACACTTGGTTTTTGGTAATTTGCTAATGGTAATTTGGTATCTGACATTTTAGGAATTGAATCAAATAGACTATCctgaaaattaatactttaaCATGGCTAGATTGAGCAATATGTAGACCTACTCTAGCGCTCTTCAGAGGAG
The DNA window shown above is from Euwallacea similis isolate ESF13 chromosome 2, ESF131.1, whole genome shotgun sequence and carries:
- the Nup98-96 gene encoding nuclear pore complex protein Nup98-Nup96, coding for MFGKPTFGSPAPSTSFGGTSLFGQTASTGGGLFNTSTTFGQQNKPTSFGFGAAPQSNTFLSTQQPQSSSIFNTSGNSNLFGGATAFGGQQTTGTTVKFVPFTGTDTMLKNGTAQGISTKHHSITCMKEYEGKSFEELRTEDYQANRKGPQAGSTGFGAPAFGAGTSATPSLFSQTDANKSAFGQTSAFGQTLGQTPAFGQQTTGFGTSAFGAPTSTAPLFGQTDANKQSAFGQSTFGQTSAFGQTSTGAFGMGAQQNTTGSPFGKPAFGTATNSAGFGFGAATSQNANPFGSSPANKPFGTGLQNPAQPLLFGNTTSQPSTGFGTGLFSNTQNTTGGLFNKPAQPTAGFGATPQTTGFSFNTPASTQSSLFNNASKPLFGGATSTAPAFGSTNTFGSTNTGFGSTFGKPAAPAFGQTQAPGIGTFSSGFGATNTFGTGATTGFNSTFGKPAAPAFGQTQMSGLGTFNSGNTTSTGLFGNQNQAKPGGLFGGTTGLFGGGTLPFQQSTFGLPQPAQQQTSLLAQPEQNSNNLALLTSDPFGDAPHLAGLEPKLKSSTAGVSTTDPKELKSLLDASKKVDLTHKSKLKVTPLKSARDSLFDSIPKMSDTKLPLANYQKPSVRRLVLKPRSSTETVLGSSSNNILDILTSEDKENRNSESAGTTGRGNPLKLNFDASVNNDSLLNNSVETQTFNVLHSTGKDQLPEHSLRDSPPPPSDDEDEVINNNQAGGDASRNHPANIICTRPEYYTLPSLDELTPDEDGKCIVRGFTVGRKGYGNVYFPEEIDVAGLNLDELVHFCYREINIYPDESTKPPVGEGLNRRAQITLDNVFPRRVGSNTLIKDIVDLIQMNFAEKLRKVTEKKNARFVDYRPETGSWVFKVDHFSKYGFNDSDEESDQNGGGVPKKAPAKPKGEVQPPKSAPTKESLEADREVISRESTELHDASSRLFGLDKDILVNPEQQQENDVLHHSMMMDDPSEDEYSMLPDIDMHFKSYPKNVNVSNIQYMKMALFDDDRSSEGAQSHSSILKQYLDIPEIDDIRKLPSLSEEIAPRRRILVRPKIWKVLNNYQLPKATSAVLPSRCCVDVGMFKGKSFKPGWSKGFNFFSLENDEREFNNELLFKTIDTTPAFDPLKDILIDCLKEVLKYSSFELSAAKIPTFEILKSDWYLKRLTTIFTKLARGYSSAQTNYLCSIWTLCTALWGPGEKSITHRRYLMSEWLKDTCVNDSLMLKSGPSEGVNEATRSIFDHLSVFKVFDAANLAMDLKLPNLSLLLSQLSLGNTTKAFMQEQIEIWYKSMATRHISVEFKRLYLLLAGIPAKEGINIFEDVDWKRAFGMHLWYICPNGAPIETAIEFYEKAFKESLYAQKPNPPYVKSIPEEGPFDIMYHIMQLYKSRVHRLSSTLDPATHTDDPVDYRLSWLLLQLFLSLDVGVLEQSEMNKFCTSFSTQLEHLGLWEWAIFVLLYLKDDLIKSSLIMGILDRNLSVDFGDIGENSEEIMDLLVNSMNIPPEWIHTVKGHKAMSLGKHFEAFNHFSLAEEYVTANDIFINNLLPGLFINEQYDVIRNLSDKLSPGSKDILHWRNGAGLILDYLDLLEQSITMENLVKLQMKLGSLGERIVNFPQRTEQQKVCVAELSKRCSSLYRELCNKSQSDRVKDSYARFIETLIMPPDFNMTDGMYLIHDFCNARIVS